A region of Planococcus sp. MSAK28401 DNA encodes the following proteins:
- a CDS encoding CCA tRNA nucleotidyltransferase — translation MKQAKHIIERLKEAGFEAYMVGGAVRDYLRGTVPHDIDVATSAAPEQVKALFERSIDTGIEHGTVMILIEGQGTEVTTFRTESGYSDNRRPDKVEFVNSLYEDLKRRDFTINSMAMTEQMDIIDPFGGRDDLSAGIIRAVGIPEERFAEDALRMLRAIRFSGQLNFHIDPATKKAIIEHAERIQSVAMERIKTELDKVMVSAAPRISMRYLIETRLNEFLPSGRLFELDWSRYTAGKDPLSGWFYLLHQNNETFGAIREYRFSNQDKKDLQYALEASRLPFWDDWAYYSFTERQLMIAQAASHKTEAVKERQQALPIHSKSELAANGRDLMEWTGKKAGPWLKEWTLHIEKAVVERRLANDKERIKDWFIDEYHRHT, via the coding sequence ATGAAACAGGCCAAGCACATCATCGAGCGCTTAAAAGAAGCGGGGTTTGAAGCTTATATGGTCGGAGGAGCTGTGCGGGATTATTTGCGCGGAACCGTGCCTCATGATATCGACGTAGCGACTTCCGCAGCCCCTGAGCAAGTGAAAGCCTTATTCGAACGGTCGATTGACACTGGGATCGAACATGGGACCGTCATGATCCTCATCGAGGGACAGGGAACCGAAGTCACCACATTTCGCACAGAAAGCGGCTATTCGGATAATCGAAGGCCGGATAAAGTGGAATTCGTCAATTCATTGTATGAAGATTTAAAACGCCGTGATTTCACCATCAATTCAATGGCGATGACGGAACAGATGGACATTATCGACCCTTTCGGCGGCAGAGATGATTTAAGTGCAGGCATTATCCGTGCGGTCGGTATTCCAGAAGAGCGTTTCGCAGAAGATGCGCTGCGCATGTTGCGGGCGATCCGATTTTCGGGCCAGCTGAATTTCCACATCGATCCAGCGACTAAAAAAGCCATCATTGAGCATGCTGAAAGGATACAGTCTGTCGCGATGGAGCGCATCAAGACGGAATTGGACAAAGTCATGGTTTCTGCAGCCCCACGCATCAGCATGCGTTATTTGATCGAAACCCGCCTGAACGAATTTTTGCCCTCAGGCAGATTATTTGAGTTGGATTGGTCTCGCTACACAGCCGGCAAAGATCCATTGTCGGGCTGGTTTTACCTATTGCATCAAAATAACGAGACTTTTGGTGCGATACGCGAATACCGTTTTTCCAACCAGGATAAAAAAGACCTTCAATATGCACTTGAAGCGAGCCGTCTGCCATTTTGGGACGATTGGGCTTATTACAGCTTCACAGAACGCCAATTGATGATTGCGCAGGCGGCGTCGCATAAAACAGAAGCGGTGAAAGAGCGTCAACAGGCGTTGCCGATCCACTCGAAATCGGAGCTTGCGGCCAATGGGCGCGATTTGATGGAATGGACGGGAAAAAAGGCGGGGCCTTGGCTGAAAGAGTGGACCTTGCATATCGAAAAAGCAGTGGTTGAACGTCGCTTGGCCAATGATAAAGAACGTATAAAGGACTGGTTCATAGATGAATATCACCGTCACACATAA
- a CDS encoding menaquinol-cytochrome c reductase cytochrome b/c subunit, whose amino-acid sequence MHRGKGMKFVGDSRVPSKEFRKPNIPKDYSEYPGKTEAFWPNFLLKEWMIGSVFLIGYLLLTVAHPSPLEGQADPTDTAYIPLPDWYFLFLYQLLKYEFASGPFNVIGAIIIPGLAFGALMLAPFLDRGPERRPSKRPLPTGFMLLAIASIVFLTWESVANHDWEAAARQGEITEEVEIDTADPGYEIYSAAACISCHGDNLEGAVGPSLIGTGLSAEEIAEIAVNGIEEGGVQSMPPSWDGTDEDLQVMTEFIAGLEAE is encoded by the coding sequence ATGCATCGCGGAAAAGGGATGAAATTTGTAGGGGATTCACGTGTTCCGAGCAAAGAGTTTCGGAAACCGAATATCCCGAAAGATTACTCCGAATATCCTGGCAAAACAGAAGCCTTTTGGCCGAACTTCCTTCTAAAAGAATGGATGATCGGTTCTGTCTTCCTAATTGGGTATTTGCTCTTGACTGTCGCCCACCCTTCGCCTCTTGAAGGCCAGGCTGATCCGACAGACACAGCATATATTCCATTGCCAGACTGGTATTTCTTGTTCTTATATCAATTATTGAAATATGAATTCGCGTCCGGACCGTTCAACGTTATCGGCGCAATCATCATCCCGGGCTTGGCGTTCGGTGCTTTGATGCTTGCACCGTTCCTTGACCGGGGACCGGAACGCCGTCCATCGAAACGCCCATTGCCGACTGGCTTCATGCTTTTGGCAATCGCGTCCATCGTTTTCCTGACTTGGGAATCAGTAGCTAACCATGACTGGGAAGCAGCGGCTCGCCAAGGGGAGATCACGGAAGAAGTGGAAATCGATACAGCGGATCCTGGATACGAAATCTATTCAGCAGCGGCTTGTATCAGTTGCCACGGCGATAACTTGGAAGGGGCAGTCGGACCGAGCTTAATCGGAACTGGCTTGTCAGCAGAAGAAATCGCTGAAATTGCCGTGAATGGTATCGAAGAAGGTGGAGTGCAATCCATGCCGCCTTCTTGGGACGGAACCGACGAAGACCTTCAAGTCATGACAGAGTTCATTGCTGGACTTGAAGCTGAATAA
- a CDS encoding nucleotide pyrophosphohydrolase gives MIVNADKSMRQLQQEVDRHIGQFKEGYFAPMEMLARMTEELGELAREVNHVYGPKKKKESEAEKLIEEEMGDVLFVLICMANSMNIDLQEAHDGVMEKFRTRDKDRWTRKEEQ, from the coding sequence ATGATAGTGAACGCAGATAAAAGCATGAGGCAATTACAGCAAGAAGTGGACCGCCACATCGGGCAGTTTAAAGAAGGGTATTTTGCGCCGATGGAGATGCTTGCGCGGATGACTGAAGAACTCGGGGAACTGGCACGCGAAGTCAATCATGTGTACGGGCCGAAAAAGAAAAAAGAGTCAGAAGCCGAAAAGCTGATCGAAGAGGAAATGGGCGACGTGCTCTTCGTCTTGATCTGCATGGCCAACTCCATGAATATCGATTTGCAGGAAGCCCATGATGGGGTCATGGAAAAATTCCGGACCCGTGATAAAGACCGCTGGACGAGAAAGGAAGAACAATGA
- a CDS encoding YitT family protein: MKDLQLKNIFFILLGSAIYSFGFVHFNIQNELGEGGFAGITLILYFLWNWDPALMNLLLNIPLFFIGWKLLGRKVFLYTIIGTVAVSVFLKIFLVYEVQIPLRDDLFLAALFAGVFVGMGLGIIFRYGGTTGGVDIIARLVQKYFGWSMGKTMFLFDALVIMLSWLTFLDYRSMMYTLVAVFVGARVIDFVQEGAYSGRGALIISNSQEEIASRIAIEMDRGITILRGYGHFTKEEREVLYCVVARNELVRLKNIVNSVDPHAFVSLIEVHDVMGEGFTLDEQKQPL, from the coding sequence ATGAAAGATCTTCAGTTGAAAAACATCTTTTTCATCCTGCTCGGCTCAGCTATCTATAGTTTCGGCTTTGTTCATTTTAATATCCAAAATGAGCTAGGGGAAGGCGGCTTCGCCGGGATTACGCTGATTTTGTATTTCCTATGGAACTGGGATCCGGCTTTAATGAACCTGCTATTGAACATCCCCTTATTCTTTATCGGCTGGAAACTGCTTGGGCGCAAGGTATTTCTTTATACGATCATCGGCACGGTCGCTGTTTCTGTCTTCTTGAAAATCTTCCTTGTCTACGAAGTCCAAATTCCGTTGCGAGATGATTTATTTCTTGCCGCTTTGTTTGCCGGTGTCTTTGTCGGGATGGGGCTCGGCATTATTTTCCGCTACGGTGGGACGACCGGCGGGGTTGACATTATCGCCAGGCTCGTCCAGAAATATTTCGGCTGGAGCATGGGCAAGACAATGTTTCTATTCGATGCATTGGTCATCATGCTGTCGTGGTTGACGTTCCTCGATTACCGCTCCATGATGTATACGCTCGTCGCAGTATTCGTCGGTGCCCGTGTCATCGACTTCGTCCAAGAAGGGGCTTACTCTGGACGCGGCGCATTGATCATCTCTAATTCACAAGAAGAAATTGCGAGCCGCATCGCCATTGAAATGGATCGCGGCATCACCATTCTCCGTGGCTATGGCCATTTCACCAAAGAAGAGCGCGAAGTGTTGTATTGCGTCGTTGCCCGCAATGAGCTTGTGCGGCTGAAAAACATCGTCAATTCCGTCGATCCCCACGCTTTCGTCTCGTTGATCGAAGTGCATGACGTGATGGGTGAAGGGTTTACGCTCGACGAACAGAAACAGCCTCTTTGA
- the dapB gene encoding 4-hydroxy-tetrahydrodipicolinate reductase: MTIKVAIAGARGKMGKEAVHTVMENADMELVAALDYKDIGATLAETGMFPESFQVPVFTDLEALHGQHEPDVLVDLTTPEHVYAHTKQALQLGIRPVVGTTGFSTEELEELTELAKTSELGCIIAPNFAVGAVLMMKFAEQAAKYLPDVEIIEMHHDQKLDAPSGTAMKTAHMMSETRPVHQQGHVDEKETLQGARGADYEGMRIHSVRLPGLVAHQQVLLGGEGQLLTLRHDSFNRGSFMSGVSLSIREVIERKELIYGLEHIIG, from the coding sequence ATGACGATAAAAGTAGCGATTGCTGGAGCCCGCGGGAAAATGGGCAAAGAAGCTGTACATACTGTAATGGAAAATGCCGATATGGAATTGGTGGCAGCATTGGACTATAAAGACATTGGCGCGACATTAGCCGAGACGGGCATGTTTCCTGAAAGTTTTCAAGTACCGGTCTTTACCGATCTCGAAGCGCTTCACGGCCAGCATGAACCGGATGTCCTCGTCGACTTGACGACGCCTGAGCACGTCTATGCGCATACCAAACAAGCACTGCAGCTCGGCATTCGCCCGGTCGTCGGGACAACGGGATTTTCCACTGAGGAGTTGGAAGAATTAACAGAACTCGCCAAAACCTCAGAGCTTGGCTGCATTATCGCGCCGAATTTTGCAGTGGGGGCAGTGTTGATGATGAAGTTTGCAGAACAGGCGGCAAAATATTTGCCGGATGTGGAAATTATCGAAATGCATCATGACCAAAAACTGGATGCCCCGTCAGGCACTGCCATGAAGACGGCGCATATGATGAGCGAAACGCGGCCGGTACACCAGCAAGGCCATGTAGATGAGAAGGAAACTTTGCAAGGCGCTCGCGGCGCAGACTACGAAGGTATGCGCATTCACAGCGTCCGGCTGCCGGGCTTAGTTGCCCATCAGCAAGTGCTCCTTGGCGGAGAAGGCCAGCTTTTAACATTGCGCCACGATTCGTTCAACCGTGGTTCCTTCATGTCAGGCGTTAGTTTGTCGATTCGCGAAGTGATAGAGCGCAAGGAATTAATTTATGGCCTGGAACACATCATTGGCTAA
- a CDS encoding DUF1405 domain-containing protein, whose amino-acid sequence MVEFTAKISAWLMFRPFLILLFFVNLGGTIYGYIWYGWQLRITEPIFLIFVPDSPTASLFFTIVLGLWIIGKHSPLIEALAFVTLIKYGLWAVVMNLLTLLQTGSIGWLGWMLVASHFAMALQAVLYFEHYRFGYISVALTAIWTLHNDVIDYVFGQMPIYSSLSEFSAQIGYFTFWLSIACIAFAWFTASQNRHLEPRRIS is encoded by the coding sequence ATGGTAGAATTCACAGCAAAAATTTCTGCTTGGCTGATGTTCCGGCCCTTTTTAATATTGCTGTTCTTTGTTAATTTAGGAGGCACGATTTACGGTTACATTTGGTACGGCTGGCAATTGCGCATCACCGAACCGATTTTCCTTATCTTTGTGCCGGACAGCCCAACGGCCAGCCTGTTTTTCACGATAGTGCTGGGCCTATGGATCATCGGCAAGCACAGCCCGCTGATTGAAGCGCTCGCTTTTGTCACGTTGATCAAGTATGGCTTATGGGCGGTTGTCATGAATTTATTGACACTGTTGCAAACCGGGTCGATCGGCTGGCTTGGCTGGATGCTCGTCGCTTCCCATTTCGCCATGGCGCTGCAAGCTGTGCTTTATTTTGAACATTACCGATTTGGCTATATATCTGTTGCACTTACTGCTATTTGGACTTTACATAACGATGTCATCGATTATGTGTTTGGGCAGATGCCGATTTACTCGAGCTTGAGCGAATTTAGCGCACAAATCGGTTATTTCACGTTCTGGCTGTCAATTGCCTGCATCGCGTTCGCCTGGTTCACAGCGTCACAGAACCGCCACCTGGAACCGCGGCGTATCAGTTGA
- the mgsA gene encoding methylglyoxal synthase, producing MNIALVAHDRKKDDLIQFALAYKPILAKHQLYATGTTGSRLVEGTGLAVHRFQSGPLGGDQQIGAMIAQNEMDMIIFFRDPLTAQPHEPDVTALIRLCDVYQIPLATNMGTAEVLLKGLENGLVDWRLLSDRRK from the coding sequence ATGAATATCGCATTGGTTGCGCACGATCGGAAAAAAGATGACTTGATACAATTTGCACTAGCTTATAAGCCTATCTTGGCGAAGCATCAGTTGTACGCAACAGGAACGACCGGTTCCCGGTTAGTTGAAGGGACAGGATTGGCGGTCCATCGTTTTCAATCCGGGCCGCTTGGCGGTGACCAGCAGATCGGGGCGATGATTGCCCAGAATGAAATGGATATGATTATCTTTTTCCGCGATCCGTTGACAGCCCAGCCGCACGAGCCGGATGTCACGGCTTTGATACGTCTCTGTGATGTATACCAAATCCCGCTTGCGACCAATATGGGAACAGCTGAAGTCCTCCTGAAAGGCTTGGAAAACGGATTGGTCGATTGGCGGCTCCTTAGCGACCGCCGGAAATAG
- a CDS encoding zinc metallopeptidase, producing the protein MGLSGYIIYFIVLLIVPIWAQMKLKSTYKKYSKVRSTSGHTGAEVARIILDQNGLSNVKVVESRGMLSDHYNPMTKTVALSSHNYHEPSVAGTAVAAHEVGHAIQDATDYSFLRFRHRLVPMVNISSNMSWVFIMIGIFAQMSGALLIGIALLAVGVLFQLVTLPVEFNASNRAMDQLLSHNVIRNDEERHAKKVLNAAAMTYVAATAVAVIELARLILIYTSMDRS; encoded by the coding sequence ATGGGATTGAGCGGCTATATAATTTATTTTATCGTCTTGTTAATTGTGCCGATTTGGGCTCAAATGAAATTGAAAAGCACGTATAAGAAATATTCTAAAGTCCGGTCGACTTCCGGTCATACAGGGGCCGAAGTGGCTCGCATTATTCTTGACCAAAATGGCTTGAGTAATGTCAAAGTCGTTGAAAGCCGCGGCATGCTTAGCGACCACTACAACCCGATGACCAAAACAGTCGCGCTTAGCAGCCATAACTACCATGAGCCATCGGTTGCTGGTACTGCTGTCGCAGCGCACGAAGTAGGGCACGCGATTCAGGATGCAACGGATTATTCATTCCTGCGCTTCCGCCACCGCCTTGTGCCGATGGTCAATATTTCTTCCAATATGTCCTGGGTATTCATCATGATCGGCATATTTGCACAGATGAGCGGCGCATTGTTGATCGGTATCGCGCTTCTAGCAGTCGGTGTGTTGTTCCAATTGGTCACTTTACCGGTCGAGTTTAACGCTTCGAACCGCGCGATGGACCAGCTGTTGTCTCATAACGTCATCCGTAACGATGAAGAGCGGCATGCGAAAAAAGTATTGAACGCAGCAGCGATGACTTATGTAGCAGCTACTGCAGTTGCAGTGATCGAACTTGCTCGTCTGATCTTGATCTACACAAGCATGGATCGTTCATAA
- the bshA gene encoding N-acetyl-alpha-D-glucosaminyl L-malate synthase BshA: MRKMKIGITCYPTVGGSGVVATELGKMLAEKGHEIHFITSSTPFRLNRLYANIFSHQVDVNSYSVFQYAPYDIALATKIAEVIKNEELDLLHVHYAIPHAVCAILGRDMAGSDIGIVTTLHGTDITVLGTDSSLKDAIRYGIEKSDIVTAVSDSLKQQTYDMIAPDKEIETVHNFVDEREYHQHDSAKLKEELGIEAHEKVLIHVSNFRKVKRVEDVVATFAKVQKNIGAKLLLVGDGPEMSRIHQQVKDLHIEQEVLFLGKRDNLSELYSMSDVKLLMSKKEAFGLVLLEAMACGVPAIGTQIGGIPEIIEPGENGFLVELGDIDAAANAAIRILTDDMLHEKMSGAALETVNKRFSSEKILAEYETLYARLLKQADKQ; the protein is encoded by the coding sequence TTGCGAAAAATGAAGATCGGAATTACATGTTACCCGACAGTCGGCGGATCTGGCGTAGTGGCGACAGAACTGGGGAAAATGCTGGCTGAAAAAGGCCATGAAATCCATTTCATCACCTCAAGTACGCCGTTCCGGCTGAACCGCCTGTATGCGAATATATTCAGCCACCAAGTGGATGTCAACAGCTATTCAGTGTTTCAATATGCACCGTATGACATCGCGCTGGCAACCAAGATTGCGGAAGTGATCAAAAACGAGGAATTGGACCTTTTGCATGTGCATTACGCTATCCCTCATGCCGTCTGTGCGATATTGGGACGTGATATGGCCGGATCCGACATCGGCATCGTCACGACTTTGCACGGCACTGATATTACCGTACTCGGCACGGACAGTTCACTGAAAGATGCGATTCGCTACGGTATCGAAAAATCCGATATCGTGACAGCGGTGTCGGATTCATTGAAACAGCAAACCTACGATATGATCGCGCCGGATAAAGAGATCGAAACCGTCCATAACTTCGTCGACGAACGGGAATATCATCAGCACGATTCAGCCAAGTTGAAGGAAGAGCTGGGCATTGAAGCGCACGAAAAAGTATTGATCCATGTGTCGAATTTCCGCAAGGTGAAGCGCGTGGAAGATGTCGTCGCCACTTTTGCAAAAGTACAAAAAAATATCGGCGCTAAATTATTGCTAGTCGGTGACGGTCCAGAAATGAGCCGCATCCACCAGCAAGTGAAAGACCTCCATATCGAACAGGAAGTCTTGTTCCTCGGCAAGCGTGACAATTTATCGGAGCTTTACAGCATGAGCGATGTAAAATTGCTGATGTCTAAAAAAGAAGCGTTCGGCCTGGTCTTGCTTGAGGCGATGGCTTGCGGCGTTCCGGCAATCGGTACGCAAATCGGCGGCATCCCCGAAATCATCGAACCGGGTGAAAACGGCTTTTTGGTGGAACTCGGCGATATCGACGCTGCGGCAAATGCGGCAATCCGCATATTGACCGACGATATGCTCCATGAAAAAATGTCGGGGGCGGCTTTAGAAACCGTGAACAAACGCTTCAGTTCAGAGAAAATTCTTGCCGAATACGAAACGCTTTATGCGCGGTTGCTGAAACAGGCCGATAAGCAATGA